TTGCCTTTCAGTGCGCAATATTCCGCGCTCTCtttattattgatttcatCATTAGTTTTTCCTTCACCAGGTTTTCCATTGGTAAACTCTTATTTACCTTGGctctcttttgttgttttattttcttcctgtttTAGATTTTTCAGCGTCAGTGCTATGGGGCTTTATTTCATACTCGACCTCGTCCAAAAGATAAGAGGCGTCATCAGAACAATGGTGTTGCATTTGTAGTAATCAAGAAAGATTATGATTTGTTATTTTGCTCCATTTGCTCTGTTACTTACAGGTTAGCTAGAGAGCCAACATTAAATCCCTTCAACTCCTTTCACAGTGTGAGACATTGCGCCATAAATCCAATGACAGAAAGCGATCAGAAATCGCCTTCCGGTGATGCGGTAAGCAAGGTCCGTGAAAAGCATAACAAAATTGCACACGCATAGTATGAAATTTGGGCTGCGCGCAGGTGAGAATTCGTCACGGTTTCTATACTTCCATCGGCTCACTCCCATGTCGATACCAGCATTGGTAGCCGCAATTATAGTATTATAAAAACCAGCTCGTAGCTAGCACACAAAGCTTTAGTATGTTTATTTACAGCAGTAAAAGAATACtggaataggaaaagaaatacattaaTTCCTAGTATCGTCAAGAGTCATAAGTGAAACTACCTTTATGATAATGACAAAACCGCAACCTGAATGTGTATATCAGTACAAAACTTCCCTCTGCACGCACGCTTTCACGCtacaattgtttttaattttccctGATAATCAAAACAGCCATTTTGCACTGAAAACTAACCGTGGAGAACTGATGATTCATTTTGGAGGCTAAGTTTAGAAGGCAATTACCTTGTTTTGTCTAACCGCATAAGTCGTTGCTTTCAATGTTACTGCTGAATTTTTCGCAGACCCATAGGAAAACTACACATCAAATCGTTATTGGTTCATGTAGATTGCTTGTTAAATggttctattttatttattcgtttctAAGGAAGAGGCAATTAAGGAAAAAAGAGTCTTAAGGAAGTTTGGGTTTCAGTTTCTTTATATAAAATCTATTTTTGAATTCCATGGTCGTTTGCATAATCGCAGAATAAAAAAGACGGGCACAGAACAGATTTGTTCAGCTCAATCTCATTTTCTACGACACCTGTGGGTTGGAGATCACTTCAGTTACAGTAGACTACACTTCCCTCTTTCAAATATAGCCCATGAATTACGTAACATGAATGCAGGATTTCACTGCTAGCAAAAGGTCAATCAACTCAACTCTCTCCCTTTTCTGCATATCTttagcttgttttttttgcgaagCAATCGGAGTACAATGAACGAAACCACTGCCGGAGAAAAGTTTTAGTGGGTGCTTTGTaacttttttccaaaacctCACGAGGGGCGAAACTCGCTTATGGTAGCATTGCGAGAAGATCGACCACTACTACTTTTACCTGCCCGCTTTGTTTGTACATGTGGTACTACACATCGCAATCTTtgccaaagaaaaggaaaaatcgaGCTGCACTTACACCTTTTTTGTGTACACATCGACCCACATTGATGGCGCTGAAGAACAAAACCAACCCACACCAAAACGAAAGCACGCGAGTGTTCCAGAAACGATATACATTCTAATTGGGAACCCTGACCTGTTGCTGATCACTGGAACAAGGTAAAGAAATTTTCTGAATACGAGACAGATGGTAAAAATAATATAGCTACAATAATGCGCAAACGCCAAGAATGGATGTGTTGGCTTACACAACAATTCGTGAATGGCATGAGGGAACCTTCCTTCTTtaggttttttatttcataatAGCCTACTCTTTTTCAGTCAAACGTGGCAATTATGTTTGCTGACAAACTGGTCATTCAGCACAcgtccttcaaaaattttgaatgaGTCAAGGATTCGTTTATGGTGCCACATCAAGTAATTCTTTAAATCTTTTAGATTGGCACATCACGAGTCTTTCTCGCTGAAACAATGCAAAAATTGGCAGTGTTTTGCATTGTTTAGTCTACTTCTGCTGTatgtattttcatttcctttctttttattaacACGCGAGTCACCTTGAATAGCAATTTTCAATGGCTGAATGCATTAAAAAGATtcagcttttgttttgctgccAGTAAAGGTTGTTCCGCGAAAAGGCAATGAGTCTCTCTGTCATGTTGCTGGGcgtttatttttcctttgaatgTTCTAGATTTGCATACCACGGGTTTTTCCCGTTCAAACAATCCAAAATAGGCAATAttttgcacttttttttatttctgctgtatttcctttttcgtcttcttcattaGAAGGCGAACTTCACCTGAACAATAACCTGCGATGCTGAATCCGTTAAGAAGAttcagcttttgttttttttgccatcaAATCTTGTTCCACAAACAGACGATGCGTCTCTCGGTTATTTTTATGGGCGTCTATGTTTTCATTTCACATCACCAATTTGAGGTGATGCCAACGGTTAAAACTTGTTGAAGGTTGGGCTTCCATCCGCTTCTACTCATTCCACGTTCTAGTATAAAGAGGCGaccttcatttatttatttgctatttatttttttacgacagGAAAAACTAAAGCTGTGCTCAGTCATCCGACAACCATTTTTACTCATGAGCGGTCACcgtttttttctgtattattTTAGTTTATCCCGTATTAGACTTCACCCTGCTACAACAAGGTAACCAAACTGTATGGCAAGCCCgcagcattttaaaatttttcttttttcaaagtaCAGCTTCATGTGGTTCCCGTCATGACACACAGAATCAAATGAGTACATGTTCTTATTATTTAAAGCGAACGCAAACGGTAATACGCTTTGCTTTAAAAAACGTTTGCTGTATTAGAGTCAATTATGTTGTCGTTTGGCAGTTCTACTAGGCTCACCAGGagttttcaaaatattatAACTGGATTCACTGGAAAGTTTAATGGATGTATTTAACTGTAACAGTTGAATACTGGGTATCAGGAGCGTGCAAGAAGGGTCTTGTTCCATCAGATGCGACGAACTGATTCACTTGGCATTCGAACAGGACGGTATAGTCCAGGAGATCGTCGCAGATTTGCTGGTGAATGACAAGGCGAGTTAGTTTGGGCTGCAGCATTTTCGATCAAAGGTATAAAATGATCAGTTTTTGGCAGTTACCCTCGTGAGTTCGTTAGTGTTGGTTGTGAAAACACCCACGAAGCCTTTCCGTTTGGCCAGTGCCAGAATTTCTTCTTCCGTTTTCTGAATGAGTTTGACATTTTCTAGTGCACTGAATGTCTCTGCCGTTGCCATCATAAAACTATGGATCAATAAGTTGTTTCGCTTTTCAAAGTGTTTCTCTCTGACAGGAGCCTCAATCGACTCGAGAAATTCAAAGACGTATGCCAAACGGCGGGCTTTTGGTTCAACCACTGGCTCATCAAAAAGATCGAAATTTAGTGCCACGGCGCCGACGTTTCCACTCTCATCCTTGAGGACAAAGCTAATAACGAAACAATAGTCGGACAACAGTAGTGCACTGAAATTTAATCATGTTTTAACCTCAACTCAGCTGCCACCAACGGCTCCCAGAGCTCTTCCATGAAGATTTCGTAATCCTCGCGAGTGACGCCAGTCAACAGTTCAAGCTCTGCTTTCTCCGAGAAGCTATGGCTAATAATCCTAACATCAAATCGATTTCACTAAGCTATGCTCGACACGTTGAAAAGTTTGTAGATGTTTGTAGCTGGGGCTAGTACCTAATGACGTCTTCCTTTACTGatgcatcaagcatttctacTACGTGATCGTAAAGTTGAGGACATGTGTGCGTCTTTGATCCCGGCTTTGCGGGCAAAAGTTCTGGAACTAGATCTCGTAGTTGGGAGGCTCCTAGGAATTCGGTTAAATCTGCCGTGATGTAATGGTATGAGGTTGCGTGAAACGTTTACGTAACCAAGTTCTCAgtagctattgattacctatgTGAAAGCCTTGATCTTTTAGCTTGGTGACCACATTGACAGCATTGAGGGAATTGCCtccaatttcaaaaaaattgtccGAAAGTTGAACAAGTTTACCAGATGAAGTGCCGATTATCGAATGGATTGTCTTTAAAAGGGCTCGTTCTTCACGACTGAATTCATTGCTGTCCCATATCGTTGAATAATTTGTTGTGCCTATGTAACATGCAAAAATCCATaatcattgtttgttttagatTGCAATCAGAAGTTCTGTGTACCCTTTTGTTGGTGGAGTTGATCAGCGTAGATTTGCATGAGTTTCTGACGATCAACTTTACCGTTGACGAGTAACGGTAGCTCGTCAATCACCACGAACTAAGGATTGAACGCCGATAGAAGACTGAAATTAAAGGAGAACTTCATGAACAAGAGAATTACCTTTGGCATCATGTAAGATAAGAGCTTATCCTTCATCCGCTCTTTGATTATTTCAACAGTGGTTTCTTTCTGCACAGGTATTATGAAAGCCACGATTTCCTTTTGCGGAGGACAATAAAGATGGTAAATTTCGCAAAAGCTGTTAGTGTTGAAAGTTAAATTGCTATATTATAACAAACCTGCTCAGGTTCACCGGCTTTGTAACTAAGGACGACGCATGCTGAGACTAATTTGTTCCATTCGATGGCAGCGTTGATTTCACTCAGATCAACGCGATGGCCTCGAATTTTGACTTGCGAATCAGCACGACCGAAATAGTAAAGTTGGCCGTTGATGATCCTACCGTAATCGCCCGTTCGAAACATGACGCCATAACCTTCCGCGAAGCATATTACCATTTAAGTTATTTTTCAAAGTCTCATTTAATCTTTTAAACCCAATGCATACCTGGTGTGTTGTCAACGTGATTTTTCAAGAAACGTTCCATTTCTCGGTTTCTCACGTAACCCGAACACAGGTGACTTCCAGCAACGTAGAGCTCTCCAATCTCACCTTCATTCACGAGCTCTTTTGACGAGTCTAACAGGTATATGGCACAGTTATCCATGGGTTTACCTGTTGTCATAATTTCATAGCGCTCAGCATAAATTTAACTGGAGCTTACATTCTGAAAATATTCTGCTATTACCAATAGGAATCTTATCATCAATGAAGGAAGCAAGCACATCTTCTCGCGATCTGAAAGTCGCGTAGGTAACGTCACCCATTAATTCAGTGCTGCCGTAATAGTTGGAAATAACTGTCCCGGAAGGAAAACAATCGTAGAATTCAAGAAGTAGCTCGCCAGTGAGGATCTCTCCTGAACAAACCCACATCTTGAGATGCTGAAGAGGATAATGTTCATCGTCGGCAAGTGGCAAAGATGCGTCCGTCATTTGGACACGAGATTTCAAAAGGGTTAGCATCGCTTTGAGAAGAGATGGGACTAAGACGAGGCGTGTTATTTTGGATCGATCCAAGAGATCGATGAAACGCTGTGCGTCCTGAATGACGGGCTTGGACACGACCTCAACGGGTTGCCCGATCAATAAGGGTGCCCAAATCTCAGCCATGGAGTCAACGAAAGTAAGAGCCGTTTTGAAACAGCCCACCTCTGTGGAATGGAAAGGAAAAGTGCGCCATTGCCAATTGAGTCGGTGGAGTATTGTTGAGTGCTCCAGACGGACGCCTTTGGGAACTCCCGTCGATCCCGAAGTGTAAAGCACAGCTGCCAAAACATTTCGTACACGTGGAGCAgtttcatttccctttgtcTCTTCGTTGAAAGTGCTGGACGCTTCActgccctttttgttttcgagaTCAAAGACTGTCACGTTGAGCTCAACAACGACGGATGCAAATGCCGTGGCTTGCAGGATGGATCCGGTGGTGAGTAGTAAAATAGGTTGGGCATCTTGAAGGATGTGTGAGACTCTATCAGCTGGGAATGTTGGATCGAGTGGCAAATAAGCGGcgccaattttgaaaatggccaGCAAGCTAACAATTAGCTCGATATCAGGAAACAGGTTGACCGCCACGATCTTGTCACCTTCTGGTGGGGGTAGTGATTCAACAGCTCGCGCTAACCGCTCAGCCAACTGCGTTGCTTTTCTGTTCAACTCGGCAAAGGTGATGACCATCCCGTTGTGATGCAGTGCTTCACGCTCGCCTAGTTCTGGATTCTCTGACAGAGCTTTATTCAAGACTGCGTCCAACGTGAAACACTCGCCATCATCACTGAGGTTTGGATGGCTTTCACCGCGAAGAAAGGATCGTCCTTCCATGTCGCCGGTTCTCACTAGACTGACACGGAGTTCCATGCAATCGCGTCACGTTAAATAAGAAACCGGTTGAGCTCTTTCGCCGCTGGCAAACAGTGATGGAAGAGATAAAATAGCTCGACCGGAATAAATGAAGGAAGCGGTTGGCATTGTTGCTGTCGGCCGTGTAATTTGAGTTCCGTCTCCTCTTTTTGACAAGCTTTGGTAACTGGTTGCTTGTcactttaaattgaaaaagcgCTACCAGTATGCAAGCGTCCACCGCTTTCTGCATTATGAATGTAATCTCCACGCATAGGGaggaaataaataattacTCCTTCCCTGCAGACGTTCGGAGATTGAAACAGAATCATTGGGCGAGCATCCGCTGTTTCCGGACATCGGCCAATGACGTTTTCAATCTTTCACTTCCTTTTGCTGGTTGACGTTTATGATTCATGGgatggaacaaaaatataGCAAGCCAAACTTACCGACAGAACCATTTTACGATCTCAGTTATCTTctatgtgtttgtttttgcacTTTTCATCCTAGTCTGGGTTCAATCAGCGATGGTGGAAAATTGCTtaaatcttttattattaGGTTCTACGGTGAAGTCAGTTGCCCGTCAAAATCAGTTTAATCCAACCAGTGAATGGTATTCAGCTTCATTGATAATTTTTATGGTAGAAATTTCGTGGGTATTTACGACTTTTTGTGGCAACATTGCCTTAAAAATGATCACCTATCCTTCACATTTACCTGTGTCCTTGGGCATTACCTGTACGTGGAATTTTAGAGTAGTGGAAAGGAAAATGTGTAAAGAAAGGTCGTTCCTGTCGTTTTTCCTGGAAGCACAAAATAGTATTCTGCCCCATCCTTTTCTCATTATCTCAACATCAGTTTTTCTATGTATTTCAGTTCAGTCAGAAATTGCAATTGTGCAAAGAAGGTTACGGAAGTTATTTAGTCTGCCGTAGGTACAAGTATGATTATTGTGTTAGTTCAAACAGGTTTCAGTGAGACAATCCAACGTTATCTCAGGCATCTTGTGCtctttattgaattattttcatttccacGTTTTTCACCTTGCGCAAAAGATTGCTTTTGATTATCAAAGGCTATTCTGAGATTTGGCCGGCACAACTTTGATAATATTTCAGCGTCAATGATTCTGGAtgtgtatatatgtgtgtgtgtgtgtgtcggatTCAGCGTACACTCATTGAGTTGGTAATACTGTGGTATATTATAATTCTTTGTAGCATTCTAAATGAAATTAAGTACATAGTAATCAAATAGAATATGTTAATTGCGCCAGTTTGACGCGATTGATTGCGATCAGACATCAAATGATGCATTATCTCGTCTTTTGCATTATTCTGTCCCAATAAATGTCAGAtgttatttgaaaacaattaaGACTTTTTCGACTTTGTAGATGGATTTCCGCGATTGCGTTGGCAGGTACGATGGTGTTCCAGATATGTGGTTGTACGTATATAGTTGGTCTCTTCTTTTCAGAGTTCCATTTGTTGCTATAAATCAACTAATCATGTCAAAGATATTTGACCCCAATTGTGATTAATTGAGAATCCGGTGCGTGGGAGAAGGGCTTCGTCTCGTCCGACGCTACAAATTGGTTCACTTGGTACTCCCTAAAAGCAGCGGATTGGGCATTAGTAACAAAATCAAGTAAAAATCGTTTCATTGTAATTACCCAAGGATTTCATAGTCCAAAACGTCGTTACAAATTTGCTGGAATTTCAATTATGTCGATTAATTATGAAGTTTGGCGTAcgaagaataa
The nucleotide sequence above comes from Daphnia carinata strain CSIRO-1 chromosome 3, CSIRO_AGI_Dcar_HiC_V3, whole genome shotgun sequence. Encoded proteins:
- the LOC130697499 gene encoding beta-alanyl-bioamine nonribosomal peptide synthetase ebony-like, which translates into the protein MELRVSLVRTGDMEGRSFLRGESHPNLSDDGECFTLDAVLNKALSENPELGEREALHHNGMVITFAELNRKATQLAERLARAVESLPPPEGDKIVAVNLFPDIELIVSLLAIFKIGAAYLPLDPTFPADRVSHILQDAQPILLLTTGSILQATAFASVVVELNVTVFDLENKKGSEASSTFNEETKGNETAPRVRNVLAAVLYTSGSTGVPKGVRLEHSTILHRLNWQWRTFPFHSTEVGCFKTALTFVDSMAEIWAPLLIGQPVEVVSKPVIQDAQRFIDLLDRSKITRLVLVPSLLKAMLTLLKSRVQMTDASLPLADDEHYPLQHLKMWVCSGEILTGELLLEFYDCFPSGTVISNYYGSTELMGDVTYATFRSREDVLASFIDDKIPIGKPMDNCAIYLLDSSKELVNEGEIGELYVAGSHLCSGYVRNREMERFLKNHVDNTPGYGVMFRTGDYGRIINGQLYYFGRADSQVKIRGHRVDLSEINAAIEWNKLVSACVVLSYKAGEPEQEIVAFIIPVQKETTVEIIKERMKDKLLSYMMPKFVVIDELPLLVNGKVDRQKLMQIYADQLHQQKGTTNYSTIWDSNEFSREERALLKTIHSIIGTSSGKLVQLSDNFFEIGGNSLNAVNVVTKLKDQGFHIDLTEFLGASQLRDLVPELLPAKPGSKTHTCPQLYDHVVEMLDASVKEDVIRIISHSFSEKAELELLTGVTREDYEIFMEELWEPLVAAELSFVLKDESGNVGAVALNFDLFDEPVVEPKARRLAYVFEFLESIEAPVREKHFEKRNNLLIHSFMMATAETFSALENVKLIQKTEEEILALAKRKGFVGVFTTNTNELTRQICDDLLDYTVLFECQVNQFVASDGTRPFLHAPDTQYSTVTVKYIH